In one Plasmodium falciparum 3D7 genome assembly, chromosome: 14 genomic region, the following are encoded:
- a CDS encoding eukaryotic translation initiation factor 2 subunit gamma, putative, producing MNINEKDKLAEQNLETLDVTKLTPLSEDVISRQATINLGTIGHVAHGKSTLVHAISGVHTVRFKHEKERNITIKLGYANAKIYKCTNPDCLPPECYKSYESSKEDNPICPRKDCNHEMKLLRHVSFVDCPGHDILMATMLNGAAVMDAALLLVAGNESCPQPQTSEHLAAVEIMRLKHILILQNKVELIKEEQALKQQEEIRNFVSGTAADSAPIIPISAVLKYNIDVVCEYIVTQISIPKRDFISSPHMIVIRSFDVNKPGEDIETLQGGVAGGSILHGVLKVGDKIEIRPGIISKDDKGEITCRPIISQILSMFAENNNLKYAVPGGLIGVGTKIDPILTRADRLVGQVIGHLNKLPDCFAEIEISYYLLRRLLGVKSQDGEKNTKVAKLKNGEFLMINIGSTSIGCRVTGIKTELAKLELTGPVCTKIGDKIALSRRVDKHWRLIGWGQINKGKPLELQEPI from the coding sequence atgaatataaatgaaaaggatAAATTAGCTGAGCAGAATTTAGAAACTTTAGATGTAACTAAATTGACACCATTAAGTGAAGATGTTATAAGCAGACAAGCTACAATAAATTTAGGTACCATTGGTCATGTGGCTCATGGAAAATCAACCTTAGTGCATGCAATATCGGGGGTTCATACAGTTAGATTTAAGCATGAAAAGGAGAgaaatattactattaaatTAGGATATGCTAATGCaaagatatataaatgtacaaACCCTGATTGCTTACCACCTGAATGTTATAAATCATATGAAAGTAGTAAAGAAGATAATCCAATATGTCCACGTAAAGATTGTAATCATGAAATGAAATTATTAAGACATGTGTCATTTGTAGATTGTCCAGGACATGATATTTTAATGGCAACTATGTTAAATGGTGCTGCTGTTATGGATGCTGCTTTATTATTAGTAGCTGGGAACGAATCCTGTCCACAACCTCAAACCTCTGAACATTTAGCTGCTGTAGAAATTATGagattaaaacatatattaattttacaaaataaagtAGAATTAATTAAAGAAGAACAAGCATTAAAACAACAAGAAGAAATTAGAAATTTTGTTTCAGGAACAGCTGCGGATAGCGCTCCAATTATTCCTATCAGCGCTgtcttaaaatataatattgatgTAGTTTGTGAATATATTGTTACTCAAATTAGTATACCTAAAAGGgattttatatcatctcCACATATGATTGTTATTCGTTCATTTGATGTAAACAAACCTGGTGAAGATATTGAAACCTTACAAGGTGGTGTAGCAGGTGGTAGTATATTACATGGGGTATTAAAAGTTGGAGATAAAATTGAAATTAGGCCTGGTATTATATCAAAAGATGATAAAGGAGAAATAACATGTAGACCTATCATTTCACAAATTCTTTCTATGTTTgcagaaaataataatttaaaatatgctGTACCAGGAGGACTTATTGGTGTTGGTACCAAAATAGATCCTATCTTAACAAGAGCTGATCGTTTAGTTGGTCAAGTTATCGGACATCTAAATAAATTACCTGACTGCTTCGCTGAAATTGAAATATCTTATTACTTATTAAGAAGATTATTAGGTGTTAAATCACAAGACGGAGAAAAAAATACTAAAGTTGCCAAACTTAAAAATGGAGAATTCCTTATGATCAACATCGGTTCTACTTCTATTGGTTGTAGAGTTACTGGAATCAAAACTGAACTAGCCAAATTAGAACTAACTGGTCCAGTATGTACCAAAATTGGAGATAAAATTGCTCTCAGTAGAAGAGTTGATAAGCATTGGCGTTTAATTGGATGGGGACAAATTAATAAGGGAAAACCCTTGGAGCTTCAAGAACCAATTTGA
- a CDS encoding ankyrin-repeat protein, putative: protein MFNYESILINEDVVSEMTIEDAKKLKPYWNVQIANFKKSSKEPMFTLLQMAILLNKKDIVGYLLARRGLDINALSRNNQTALMIACDKKVPLDWIEAILKRGGDLGINIKDDYEQTALDKCNFNSKAYHLLLKYGAIEKKNCVKGKGATTKSSKFGESLWLNVCGCGSRYYK, encoded by the exons atgtttaATTATGAAAGTATATTGATTAATGAAGATGTTGTATCag AAATGACCATTGAAGACGCGAAAAAGTTAAAACCTTATTGGAATGTTCAAATAGccaattttaaaaaaag TTCAAAAGAACCAATGTTTACTTTATTACAAATGGCTATATTACTAAACAAAAAAGATATCGTTGGGTATTTACTAGCCAGAAGAGGTTTAGATATTAACGCATTGAGCAGAAATAACCAAACAGCTTTAATGATAGCATGTgataaaaaa GTACCACTAGATTGGATTGAAGCAATTTTAAAAAGAGGAGGAGATTTAgggataaatataaaagatgattATGAACAAACAGCTTTAGATAAATGTAATTTTAATTCAAAAg CTTATCATTTGCTTTTAAAATATGGAGCTATAGAAAag AAAAATTGTGTCAAGGGGAAGGGTGCTACg ACAAAGTCGAGCAAATTCGGAGAAAGCTTATGGCTCAATGTTTGTGGATGTGGTTCAAgatattacaaataa